The nucleotide window CATCACGATCGACGCCGAGTAAGGCAAGCACCGAATGGCCGGGCGGGGGAGCAGCCGCTCTCCCGCCCGGCCATTCCCCTAGCCGATCGCAACCGACTTCCCCTTGAGATCCTGGGTCTTCCCGCTGGCGTGGCGCTTCTCGATGCGCCATTCGGTGGGCGTGATTTGCAGCAGATGCCCTTTTACCGTCAACAATTCCCCCTGCGTGAACCGCACGCGCCCGGCATCTCCCAGCTCAACCTGCAGCACCACTTTCCCCGTCTCGGTGTTCTTGATCAAGAGACTGGTCGGCGTGCGGCTAAGCTCATGCGCGCGCCGTTCGTTGAACGCCAACGTACTGTCCACAACCTTGACGATCAGCCGGCTCATCTCATCGTACAGCACACAGCTGACCCGCAGCGGCCCGACCGGCTTTGGCAGCGACACTTCGATCTGCGGAATATTTTCGATTTCCACTGTGCCATCGCAGTTGCGATACAAATTGGACCCGATTTCTATGTCCACTCTATCCTCTCGCATCTCAATCAAGCCGTCAGCCATCAGCTTTCAGCACGGAACGATCCGGCCTCAACTGAGGGCGGATCGCTGACGGTTCCTGGTTATGATCTCTTGATCCGATCCAGAATCAGCGCCACGCACCCGCCCAGCAACCCTCCGCCCACCACCGCGGTAAGGAGTTCGACCAGCTTCACCTCCCACAAAGAGCCCTGGGCTTGCACGACTTCCCGGATGCCGCCTTGAAGCATGATCACCGACAATGCCATGGCCGAACCGATCAGAAACCACCAGGCGAACATCTTGACGACTTCCATGGCGCGGCTCTCCTTTACGACCAGTCGCTTCCGCGTCGGTCCAGACTGCGGTACTGAATCGCCTCCGCCAAATGGGAGGCCTGGATCCGATCCGACCCGGCCAGGTCGGCGATCGTCCGCGCTACGCGCAGAATGCGCCCGTAGGCCCGGGCGGACAGGCCGAGCGTCCCGATGGCCCGTTCCAGCAGCTCCCGGTCGCCCGTATCCAGCGCGCAGTATTTCTTCAAATGACGGGGCTTGAGCTGGGCGTTGCTGAAGATCGTTTCCTTCCGGTAGCGGAGCGCCTGTCGCTTCCGGGCTTCCGCCACCCGCTCCCTGATCGTTGCGGACGGTTCCCTGGTTCCGTCCCGTCCCAACTCGCGGACCGGGACCGAGGGAACCATCACCTGAATGTCCAGCCGGTCCATCAGTGGCCCGGACAGACGGGTTCGGTACATCCTGATCTGGTTCGGGGCACATCGGCACTCCTTGGTTGAGTCTCCGTAATAGCCGCAAGGACAGGGATTCATCGCCGCCACCAGCATGACGCGCGCCGGATATCGCAGCGATCCGCTGACCCTCGTGAGGGCCACGGTACCGTCTTCGAGGGGCTGCCGCAACCCCTCCAGCACATGCCGCTTGAACAAGGGGATCTCGTCCAGAAACAAGACCCCGTGATGGGCCAAGGACACTTCGCCCGGACGGGGCACGGCGCCCCCGCCCACAAGCCCGGCGTCGGAAATGCTGTGATGCGGAGCCCGGAAGGGCCGGGTCGTCACCAGCGGATGCCCCGCGCCCAGCAACCCCGCCACGCTATGCACACGCGTGGTCTCGATGGCCTCTTCCGGCTCCATCGCCGGCAGGATGCCCGGCAGGCGCCGCGCCAACATCGTCTTGCCGGAGCCGGGAGGCCCGACCATCAGGACATTGTGTCCGCCCGCCGCCGCAATCTCCAGCGCCCGCTTTGCGTGCTCCTGCCCGACGACCTCCGCAAAGTCATCCTCCGACAGGACCGGTTCAGCCAGCAGGGCCTGACGGTCCACTTCGACCGGAGGGATGACCGAGCGGCCGCTCAGAAACTCCACGGCTTCGGGCAAGGTCCGAACCGGATGGGCCGCCACCCCCTCGACAACCGCGGCCTCCGTCGCGTTCGCCTCCGGCAGCACCAACTGGTGGGTCCGCCGGAACGCCAAGCCGATCGAGAGGGCCCCGACCACGGGCTTAATGCGGCCATCCAGCGACAGTTCCCCGACCAACACCCGATCGCGCAACGCCTCCGGTGGAAGCACCTCTTCCGCGACGAGAATGCCCAGGGCGATCGGTAGGTCCAGGCCGGACCCTTCTTTTTTCAACCCGGCCGGCGCCAGATTGACCGTGATCTTTTTGACCGGAAACGAGAAACCGGAATTCTTGAGCGCCGCGCGGACCCGGTCACGGCTCTCGCGCACGGTGGCATCCGGCAACCCCACCACCGCAAACTGCGGCAGGCCGCCTCCGATATCCACCTCGACCTCCACCGGATGCGCATCCAGTCCGACCAACGCTGCGCTGAGAACCTTGGCCAACATACGATTGCCTTGCGGCGAGGCGACGGATCGAGGCTTCGCGATTATAGGCCTGCCCCACGGACATTTCAATTGGACTTTTCAATCACAGCAGGCGGGCCGACGCACAACCGAACGCCCCCGTGTATAATACAGCTATGCGCCGCTCGATCGTCCACGGCTTCGTTGTTCTCTCATTGCTTCTGGGCCTTGCGTTGACGGATCCGCCGGCTTCCTCCGCCCTTGCACAGGAACCGCCGACGACTCCTCGAAGCCAGGGCCGCGCCTCTGCCGCGCAGGTCGGAACGGTCATGGCCCTGCTGGCGACCTTTCAGGACGCCGGCGCCCTTCCCCCGGAATCCAGCTCCGAGGCCAACCGACTCATCAAAGCCCTCATTCAGTTTCAGGCGGCGTTCATGAAAAGCGGAGACTCTAGCGTCTCGGACGTCTTGCTCCAGGCCCTCTCGGCAAAGTTCGGCAGCGATGCACCGGCGGCGGCTCGGGCCTTTCGGACCGACGGGTGGACCTCCGAATCCTTGGAAGCGTTGGTGGACTATGTGACCGGCAGCCCCCCCTGGGAAAAGGGATCGTTTGAACAGGGCCTGCGCGCGTATAATGTGGGGCGGCAGGATTTTGAGTTGCTGGCGCGCGTTTTCGTCGCCGCCCGCCTGGACCTGCAACGCCGGGGACAGGACCTGCATCAGGTCTATCGAGCCAGGAGACTGGAAATGCCTGGCGGGCGAACCGTCCCCAAGAAGAGCACTCCCGCCATCGAATGAACGCAACCGGACAGGCAGCGATCGACCCATCACTAACGGAGGAGGCGGAGCATGGCGACAAAAGCCTACATCCTGATCAAGGTTAAGGCCGGCAAGACCAAGGAGGTCATCAAGCAGCTCAAAAAGATCCCTGGCCTCGAGCAGGCGCACCCCTGCTTCGGCCAGCCGGACATCTTCAGCTTCGTCAATGTCGCCGACGAGAAAGCCCTGTCCGACGTGGTGATCACGAAAATCCACACGATCGAGGGCGTGGAGGAGACCGACACGCATATTGTCGCGGAAACCTAACCGGCAAAGACCACCTGCGCAACCGGCGGCAGTCAACGACAACAAGGGTGTGGGAGAGGCGGGGGTCTCGGGGCTCCCTCCCACGCTCATTGACAAGCCGGCGGGGCCGTCGCTATAGTACGCCCCGCTCGCCGCAACCAAGGCCACCACGCGATTCTTCACCGCCCATCGAACCAAGGAGCACCATGCCCGAACGGCTTCCTCGTTTCACGAAAGACCAAATCGGCACAAGCGCCGTACGCTTCCCGAGCGGCGTTCCGATGCCCTCCATGACCGATGCCGCCGTGGACCCCTACGCCAAGACCAGGGTCTCCAAAGAAGTCTTGGTGGAAGGGTTGCTGTTCGGCCCGCAGGAGAAGGGGCCGTTCCCCGGCATGGTCCTGTTGCACGAAGCCTGGGGGCTCACGGCCCAGATCAAGAACCTCGGCAGCCGGCTGGCCCAGGAAGGCTATGTGGTGCTGATCCCCAACCTCTATTCCCGGCAAGGCGGCATGGTCACGGCCAACGAGGAAATTGCGAACGCCCTGGCCGCCCGCGTCAAAGAGACGGACCTGTTGCAGGACATCTCCTCATGTTGTGAATTTCTCAATACCCGCGACCACGTCATGCGCAACATTCATGGCGTCATCGGATTCGGCCTGGGCGGAGCGCTGGCCATGCGGTTTGCCTGCCAACGCAAGCGCCTCCGCGCCGCCGTAGCCTTCTACGCTACACCGCCAACTCCACCGACGGTCCTGAACGATCTGGTCTGCCCGCTCCTCTACCATCAGGCAGGAGCCGATACCCGGGTGCCGGCCGACTCGGCGGAACAGCTTCGCCAGACGGCCAAGACGACAGGCAAACAGGTAGAGATCCGCACTTACGCCGGGACTCCCCATGCCTTCATGAACGAAGCGAAGCCGGACAGCTATCGGCCGGAAGCAGCGAATGAGGCCTGGGAAGCGACCATTCAATTCCTCAGTCAACACCTAAAATAAACAGTGCAAGCCATCGCAAGACTAAACGTATTCAACCATCGACAAGACTGGATTGCCCGCGCCCTACTGGTGGGCGCCATCATCCTTTCAGCCTGGGTTATCCCCTCCCATCCAGCTCATGCCGACGGCCCGGCTGATCAACCTGACTTCGCCTCCATCGTGAAAGCGCACCAACAAGGCCTGGCCTCCCTCGCTTCCGATGCCCAGGCCCAGACCCTCTTTGCATCCAGCCTGGGGGCGGCCTTGAACCTCAAAGATGGCCCCCCGACCGGCAAGCCTGGAGCCAGAAGCCAGCCGCAATCCGACCGGAGCGACCGCGTTGCAGGACAGGCGGAGGGGTCACCTCAAACAGAATGGGGCAACTTCTCCCTTCGGCTCACCGCCGAGCTGGCCGCCTGGAACCTGGCCGTCGGCCTGAGAGAGGCGGCCGACAAGGGAGACCAGGCACTCCAGACGTTGGTCCGGGCTAACGGCATGCAACACAGTTGGCTCACGGGAACCAACCAGCAACGTGAACGCCTGCGCCGAGCGTTTCTCCTGGCCGAAACCCTGACCGCCTTCGCCCCGACCGGTCAGCCCACTGGCGAGGGAACGGGGAGCCTCGACTATGCGGCAGACCTCGACCGCGCCATGCCCCTCACAGGCGCCGACAATTCGTGGTTGACTCTGGCC belongs to Nitrospirota bacterium and includes:
- a CDS encoding ATP-binding protein, with the protein product MLAKVLSAALVGLDAHPVEVEVDIGGGLPQFAVVGLPDATVRESRDRVRAALKNSGFSFPVKKITVNLAPAGLKKEGSGLDLPIALGILVAEEVLPPEALRDRVLVGELSLDGRIKPVVGALSIGLAFRRTHQLVLPEANATEAAVVEGVAAHPVRTLPEAVEFLSGRSVIPPVEVDRQALLAEPVLSEDDFAEVVGQEHAKRALEIAAAGGHNVLMVGPPGSGKTMLARRLPGILPAMEPEEAIETTRVHSVAGLLGAGHPLVTTRPFRAPHHSISDAGLVGGGAVPRPGEVSLAHHGVLFLDEIPLFKRHVLEGLRQPLEDGTVALTRVSGSLRYPARVMLVAAMNPCPCGYYGDSTKECRCAPNQIRMYRTRLSGPLMDRLDIQVMVPSVPVRELGRDGTREPSATIRERVAEARKRQALRYRKETIFSNAQLKPRHLKKYCALDTGDRELLERAIGTLGLSARAYGRILRVARTIADLAGSDRIQASHLAEAIQYRSLDRRGSDWS
- a CDS encoding Lrp/AsnC family transcriptional regulator; amino-acid sequence: MATKAYILIKVKAGKTKEVIKQLKKIPGLEQAHPCFGQPDIFSFVNVADEKALSDVVITKIHTIEGVEETDTHIVAET
- a CDS encoding dienelactone hydrolase family protein, with amino-acid sequence MPERLPRFTKDQIGTSAVRFPSGVPMPSMTDAAVDPYAKTRVSKEVLVEGLLFGPQEKGPFPGMVLLHEAWGLTAQIKNLGSRLAQEGYVVLIPNLYSRQGGMVTANEEIANALAARVKETDLLQDISSCCEFLNTRDHVMRNIHGVIGFGLGGALAMRFACQRKRLRAAVAFYATPPTPPTVLNDLVCPLLYHQAGADTRVPADSAEQLRQTAKTTGKQVEIRTYAGTPHAFMNEAKPDSYRPEAANEAWEATIQFLSQHLK